A genomic region of Roseateles amylovorans contains the following coding sequences:
- a CDS encoding MaoC family dehydratase: protein MRVFDRLDELEALVGQEIGVSDWIEVDQARIQAFAEATEDRQWIHTDPSRAAAGPYGTPIAHGFLTLSLLPRFYETAFRVADVRMGLNYGLNRVRFPAPVPVGSRLRGRFVLRQFETIEGGAQLCMDVSVEREAAVETGGKPVCVAESITRQYR, encoded by the coding sequence ATGCGTGTGTTCGACAGACTGGATGAACTGGAAGCCCTGGTGGGGCAGGAGATCGGCGTGTCCGACTGGATCGAGGTCGACCAGGCCCGGATCCAGGCCTTCGCCGAGGCCACCGAGGACCGGCAGTGGATCCATACCGATCCGTCACGCGCGGCCGCGGGGCCCTATGGCACCCCCATTGCGCACGGCTTCCTTACCCTCAGCCTGCTGCCGCGCTTCTACGAAACCGCCTTTCGGGTGGCCGACGTCCGGATGGGCCTGAACTACGGCTTGAACCGGGTGCGCTTTCCGGCGCCGGTGCCGGTCGGCAGTCGGCTGCGCGGGCGCTTCGTCCTTCGGCAATTCGAGACCATCGAGGGCGGCGCTCAACTGTGCATGGACGTCTCGGTCGAGCGCGAGGCCGCGGTGGAAACCGGCGGCAAGCCGGTCTGCGTGGCGGAGTCAATCACCCGTCAATACCGCTGA
- a CDS encoding bile acid:sodium symporter family protein — MSKSVDLWGRLRKEWFLLALVGAVALASVWPDLGRSGGLLRLDVVSNWGVALVFFLTGLGLSTAALRDGALKWRIHLLVQLCTYALFPLLWWGFTALFGRWLPPDLALGFAYLCALPSTISSSVAMTVLARGNVPAAIFNASASSLLGIVLTPALVALMAGTSGATLPFGEAVWKLTQLLLLPLVAGQLLRPLLLSFHQRHKARISLVDRWVIILLVLSAFSDSVASGLWRDHGAELLVKAALGSAVFLLVVVMLSRWAARAMGLSVEDEITAVFCGSKKTLASGVPMAKLLFGAHPAVGVIVLPIMFYHQLQLILCSWLAQRYAARPTQVAQADGQKRAGAPV, encoded by the coding sequence ATGAGCAAATCGGTCGATCTTTGGGGACGGCTCCGCAAGGAGTGGTTTTTGTTGGCGCTGGTCGGCGCAGTGGCCTTGGCCAGCGTCTGGCCGGACCTGGGCCGCAGCGGCGGACTGCTTCGGCTGGATGTGGTCAGCAACTGGGGCGTGGCGCTGGTGTTCTTCCTGACCGGCCTGGGCCTGTCCACCGCCGCCTTGCGCGACGGCGCGCTGAAATGGCGCATCCACCTCCTGGTCCAGCTCTGCACCTATGCGCTGTTTCCGCTGCTGTGGTGGGGCTTCACGGCGCTCTTCGGACGCTGGTTGCCGCCCGACCTCGCCCTGGGATTCGCCTATCTGTGTGCGCTGCCGTCAACGATCTCCTCCTCCGTCGCCATGACCGTGCTGGCACGGGGGAACGTGCCGGCCGCGATCTTCAATGCCAGCGCCTCCAGCCTGCTCGGGATCGTGCTGACACCGGCGCTGGTGGCGCTGATGGCCGGCACCAGCGGCGCCACGCTGCCGTTTGGCGAAGCAGTCTGGAAACTGACTCAATTGCTGCTGCTGCCGCTGGTCGCCGGGCAATTGCTGCGACCGTTGCTGCTGAGCTTCCATCAGCGTCACAAGGCCAGGATCTCCTTGGTGGACCGCTGGGTGATCATCTTGCTGGTGCTGTCGGCCTTCAGTGACTCGGTGGCCTCCGGGCTGTGGCGGGACCACGGCGCGGAGCTGCTGGTCAAAGCCGCGCTGGGCAGTGCCGTGTTCCTGCTGGTGGTGGTGATGCTGAGCCGATGGGCCGCCCGGGCGATGGGACTGTCGGTGGAGGACGAGATCACCGCCGTGTTCTGCGGCTCCAAGAAGACGCTGGCCTCCGGCGTGCCGATGGCCAAACTGCTGTTCGGCGCCCATCCGGCGGTCGGCGTGATCGTCCTGCCCATCATGTTCTATCACCAGTTGCAGCTGATCCTGTGCTCCTGGCTGGCGCAGCGCTATGCGGCCCGTCCGACACAGGTCGCGCAGGCTGACGGACAGAAGCGCGCCGGTGCGCCCGTCTGA
- a CDS encoding M48 metallopeptidase family protein produces the protein MKYLQGYPVALVAQARTLMDSGELAPMLARKYPDPHEIRSDKALFDYTQALKQRFMRNADPLARVCYDAKLKVIQHALGTHTRAYTVQGSRLKARREIRVATLFREAPAEFLKMIVVHELAHIKQPDHDKAFYQLCHHMAPDYAQLEFDLRLWLCCQDAAAGEASALKPAHPPADTAA, from the coding sequence ATGAAGTATCTGCAGGGCTATCCGGTGGCGCTGGTGGCGCAGGCCCGCACCCTGATGGACAGTGGCGAGCTGGCGCCGATGCTGGCCCGCAAGTATCCGGATCCGCATGAGATCCGCAGCGACAAGGCCCTGTTCGACTACACCCAGGCCCTCAAGCAGCGCTTCATGCGCAATGCCGATCCGCTGGCACGCGTGTGCTATGACGCCAAGCTGAAGGTGATCCAGCATGCCCTGGGCACCCACACCCGCGCCTACACGGTGCAGGGCAGCCGGCTCAAGGCGCGGCGCGAGATCCGGGTGGCCACCTTGTTCCGCGAGGCGCCTGCCGAGTTCCTGAAGATGATCGTGGTGCACGAGCTGGCCCACATCAAGCAGCCCGATCACGACAAGGCCTTCTATCAGCTCTGCCATCACATGGCGCCAGACTACGCCCAACTGGAGTTCGATCTGCGCCTGTGGCTGTGCTGCCAAGATGCCGCAGCCGGCGAGGCGTCCGCGCTCAAGCCGGCACATCCACCGGCGGACACAGCCGCTTGA
- a CDS encoding 2Fe-2S iron-sulfur cluster-binding protein: protein MPDAASFSVELRPQGWRFEAPPDQTLLLAALDMGLRLPHSCRNGTCRACIAKLAAGTIDYRIEWPGLSREEKAEGWILPCVACARSDLVLEAPAAINLFDLPPPPAPPVIVAPRPPGST, encoded by the coding sequence CTGCCTGACGCAGCGTCCTTCAGCGTCGAACTCCGACCCCAAGGCTGGCGCTTTGAGGCGCCGCCCGACCAGACACTGCTGCTGGCGGCGCTGGACATGGGCCTGCGGCTGCCCCACTCCTGCCGCAACGGCACCTGCCGGGCCTGCATCGCCAAGCTGGCGGCGGGAACGATCGATTACCGCATCGAATGGCCGGGTCTGTCGCGCGAGGAGAAGGCGGAGGGCTGGATCCTGCCGTGCGTGGCCTGCGCGCGGTCCGACCTGGTGCTGGAAGCGCCGGCCGCCATCAACCTGTTCGACCTGCCGCCCCCGCCGGCCCCACCGGTGATCGTGGCGCCGCGCCCGCCCGGGTCGACCTGA
- a CDS encoding segregation and condensation protein A: protein MSLPDPPASQGGDSSTPDTVDGVAVARLYGEPLFAMPQDLYIPPDALEVFLEAFQGPLDLLLYLIRKQNFNILDIPLAEVTRQYLSYVEQLRRHNLELASEYLLMAAMLIEIKSRMLLPPKKSEDGAEPEDPRAELVRRLLEYEQMKQAALRLDQLPVLGRDFLRAQIHIEQSLAPRLPEVHVDDLRAAWADLMRRAKLNQHHKITREQLSVREYMSHLLRKLQGQRFVEFEDLFELDRGPQVLVVSFIAMLELSRERLIEITQAEAFAPIYVRLGYSPT from the coding sequence CTGTCCTTGCCGGACCCTCCGGCCAGCCAGGGCGGCGATTCGTCCACGCCCGACACCGTCGACGGCGTGGCCGTCGCCCGCCTGTACGGCGAGCCGCTGTTCGCGATGCCGCAGGACCTCTACATCCCGCCGGATGCCCTGGAAGTCTTCCTCGAAGCCTTCCAAGGCCCGCTGGACCTGCTGCTCTACCTGATCCGCAAACAGAACTTCAACATCCTCGACATCCCGCTGGCCGAGGTCACCCGCCAGTACCTCAGCTACGTCGAACAGCTCCGCCGCCACAACCTGGAACTCGCCAGCGAGTACCTGCTGATGGCCGCCATGCTGATCGAGATCAAATCCCGGATGCTGCTTCCGCCCAAGAAGTCGGAAGACGGCGCAGAACCCGAAGATCCCCGCGCCGAACTGGTCCGCCGGCTGCTGGAATATGAGCAGATGAAGCAGGCCGCCCTGCGGCTCGACCAGTTGCCGGTGCTCGGCCGCGACTTCCTGCGCGCCCAGATCCACATCGAGCAATCGCTCGCACCCCGTCTACCCGAGGTGCATGTGGACGACCTGCGCGCCGCCTGGGCCGACCTGATGCGTCGGGCCAAGCTCAATCAGCATCACAAGATCACCCGCGAGCAGCTGTCCGTGCGCGAGTACATGAGCCATCTGCTCAGGAAGTTGCAGGGCCAGCGCTTCGTCGAGTTCGAAGATCTGTTCGAGCTCGATCGCGGCCCCCAGGTGCTGGTGGTGAGCTTCATCGCGATGCTCGAGCTGTCTCGCGAACGGCTGATCGAGATCACCCAGGCCGAAGCCTTCGCGCCCATCTACGTGCGGCTGGGCTACTCGCCCACCTGA
- a CDS encoding methyl-accepting chemotaxis protein yields MMKLNQWRLRSRVLAGFALVIVLMAVASTVGILRVSMLHQRIERLVEVDMHVLEISRQWAGLTEGNIQRRIVALVMDDEAFVKAFTARSKELSARIDKIQKELDENVKEAEGAKLIDQIGEARKKYQDARDALVKVKAGGEDIKARAATELIPAMNAYLESIERFADHTRDLLQAARVEAQAEAQSTRVLVMSLMAVAILLGVGIALVITRSVTEPLEQAQTLSQAIADGDLSRSGNAEGQDEVAALNRSLLEMQARLATTISGVRSAADQVRNASSEIATGNADLSNRTEQAASSLEETGAAMAQLSEGVKLNAEAAREADTLAQTASEVAGRGGAMVEQVISTMNDIQQSSNKISDIIGVIDGIAFQTNILALNAAVEAARAGEQGRGFAVVASEVRSLAQRSAEAAKEIKSLISASVERVDGGSRLVGDTGATMREVVESVQRVTRIIGEISSSSAAQSLTLGEIGQAVHQLDQMTQQNAALVEESAAAAESLRDQSAQLVDAVASFKLR; encoded by the coding sequence ATGATGAAGCTCAACCAATGGCGACTGCGCAGTCGCGTGCTGGCCGGATTCGCCCTGGTGATCGTGCTGATGGCCGTGGCCTCGACCGTGGGCATCCTGCGGGTGTCGATGCTGCATCAGCGCATCGAGCGCCTGGTGGAAGTCGACATGCATGTGCTGGAGATCTCCCGTCAATGGGCGGGGCTGACCGAGGGCAACATCCAGCGCCGCATCGTGGCGCTGGTGATGGACGACGAGGCCTTCGTGAAGGCCTTCACCGCGCGCTCCAAGGAGCTCTCCGCCCGGATCGACAAGATCCAGAAGGAGCTCGACGAAAACGTCAAGGAAGCCGAAGGCGCCAAGCTCATCGACCAGATCGGTGAAGCGCGCAAGAAGTACCAGGACGCGCGAGACGCGCTGGTGAAGGTCAAGGCGGGTGGCGAGGACATCAAGGCCCGTGCCGCCACGGAACTGATCCCGGCGATGAATGCGTATCTGGAAAGCATCGAGCGCTTCGCCGACCACACCCGCGACCTGCTCCAGGCGGCGCGCGTGGAGGCGCAAGCGGAGGCGCAGAGCACGCGGGTGCTGGTGATGTCGCTGATGGCCGTGGCCATCCTGCTGGGCGTGGGCATTGCGCTGGTGATCACTCGTTCCGTCACCGAGCCGCTGGAGCAGGCCCAGACGCTGAGCCAGGCCATCGCCGACGGCGACCTGAGCCGCAGCGGCAACGCCGAAGGCCAGGACGAAGTGGCTGCGCTCAATCGTTCGCTGCTGGAGATGCAGGCCCGTCTGGCGACCACCATCTCCGGCGTGCGCAGCGCGGCCGATCAGGTGCGCAATGCCTCCAGTGAAATTGCCACGGGCAATGCCGATCTCTCCAACCGCACCGAGCAGGCGGCCAGCAGCCTGGAAGAAACCGGCGCCGCCATGGCCCAACTGAGCGAAGGCGTGAAGCTGAACGCCGAGGCGGCGCGAGAGGCCGACACCCTGGCGCAGACCGCGTCGGAGGTGGCGGGTCGCGGCGGTGCGATGGTGGAGCAGGTCATCAGCACGATGAACGACATCCAGCAGTCGTCCAACAAGATCTCCGACATCATCGGCGTGATTGACGGCATCGCCTTCCAGACCAACATCCTGGCGCTGAACGCGGCGGTGGAAGCGGCCCGCGCGGGCGAGCAAGGCCGCGGCTTTGCGGTGGTGGCGAGCGAAGTGCGCTCGCTGGCGCAACGCAGCGCGGAGGCGGCCAAGGAAATCAAGTCGCTGATCTCTGCCTCGGTGGAGCGTGTGGATGGCGGCAGTCGGCTGGTGGGAGACACCGGCGCGACGATGCGTGAGGTGGTGGAAAGCGTGCAGCGCGTGACGCGCATCATTGGGGAGATCTCCTCCTCCAGTGCGGCCCAGTCGCTGACCCTGGGCGAGATTGGCCAGGCGGTGCATCAGCTGGACCAGATGACCCAGCAGAATGCCGCGCTGGTCGAGGAATCCGCCGCCGCCGCAGAAAGCCTCCGGGATCAGTCGGCGCAGCTCGTCGACGCGGTCGCCAGCTTCAAGCTGCGGTAA
- the minC gene encoding septum site-determining protein MinC — protein MSGRSPAGKSPDLFELKSASLSLLALVLKSSDVHALTQALDSRLGETPDAFHHDPLLLDLSQLPNEPVGDDKPPSIPAVGDDGQLSLHPEPEPEPAPEPERQPESVSSPTSDAARIDLAVLLPLLRRYRLQPVGVMGANAAELAQATELGLAEAPDLGQPAVRAEPRVKTVVQQVIKEVVVERQVEVAVPTESRTVFVDKPLRSGQQVYAKGADLVVLALVSHGAEVIADGNIHVYAPLRGKAIAGARGNTNARIFATSLEAELIAIAGIYRTTENPLPEAVLGKPAQVRLDGEKLLMEPLGT, from the coding sequence ATGAGCGGACGTAGCCCGGCGGGTAAATCGCCGGATCTGTTTGAACTGAAGAGCGCCTCGCTGAGCCTGCTCGCCTTGGTGCTGAAGTCGTCCGACGTTCACGCCTTGACGCAGGCGCTGGACAGCCGTCTCGGCGAGACGCCGGACGCCTTCCACCATGACCCGCTGTTGTTGGACCTGAGCCAGCTGCCGAACGAACCTGTCGGCGATGACAAGCCGCCGTCGATTCCTGCGGTGGGTGACGATGGGCAACTCAGCCTGCATCCCGAGCCCGAGCCCGAGCCCGCGCCGGAGCCCGAGCGCCAACCGGAATCGGTCAGCAGCCCGACCAGCGATGCGGCGCGCATCGACCTGGCGGTGCTGCTGCCGCTGCTGCGCCGGTATCGGCTTCAGCCTGTCGGCGTGATGGGGGCGAATGCGGCCGAGCTGGCGCAGGCCACCGAACTCGGGCTGGCCGAAGCGCCGGACCTGGGCCAGCCCGCAGTGCGTGCCGAGCCGCGTGTCAAAACCGTGGTGCAGCAGGTCATCAAGGAAGTGGTGGTGGAGCGTCAGGTGGAGGTTGCGGTGCCGACAGAGTCGCGCACGGTCTTCGTCGACAAGCCGCTGCGATCCGGGCAACAGGTCTATGCCAAGGGCGCCGATCTGGTGGTGCTAGCGCTGGTCAGCCATGGGGCGGAAGTCATTGCCGACGGCAACATCCATGTCTATGCGCCCTTGCGTGGCAAGGCAATTGCCGGAGCACGCGGCAACACCAACGCCCGCATCTTCGCCACGAGCCTGGAAGCCGAACTGATCGCCATCGCCGGGATCTACCGCACCACTGAAAACCCGCTGCCCGAGGCGGTGCTGGGCAAGCCCGCGCAGGTGCGGCTGGACGGTGAAAAGCTGCTGATGGAGCCGCTGGGCACCTGA
- the minE gene encoding cell division topological specificity factor MinE, with translation MGFMSFFLGEKKSTASVAKERLQLILAHERNGRGASPDYLPQLQRELLAVISKYVAINPDDIKVHMERQDDLEVLEVKIELPEGRKP, from the coding sequence ATGGGATTCATGTCCTTCTTCCTGGGCGAAAAGAAAAGCACCGCCAGCGTTGCCAAGGAGCGCCTGCAGCTGATCCTCGCCCACGAACGCAACGGTCGCGGCGCCAGCCCCGACTACCTGCCGCAACTGCAGCGTGAGCTGCTGGCGGTCATTTCCAAGTACGTCGCCATCAATCCGGACGACATCAAGGTGCACATGGAACGTCAGGACGACCTCGAAGTGCTCGAGGTCAAGATCGAACTGCCGGAGGGGCGCAAGCCCTGA
- the minD gene encoding septum site-determining protein MinD has protein sequence MTKIVVVTSGKGGVGKTTTSASFATGLAMRGYKTAVIDFDVGLRNLDLIMGCERRVVYDLINVINDEVKLGQALIKDKQLDKLFILAASQTRDKDALKQEGVERVLEELKAMEFDYIVCDSPAGIETGALMAMHYADEALVVTNPEVSSVRDSDRILGMLNSKTKRAIEGKEPVKEHLLITRYNPNRVEGGQMLSLEDIHEILRTPLIGVVPESEIVLQASNQGLPAIHMKGSDVAEAYADVVARFLGEDKPMRFIEAVKPGFFKRLFSR, from the coding sequence ATGACCAAGATCGTTGTGGTGACTTCCGGCAAAGGTGGTGTGGGCAAGACCACCACCAGTGCCAGTTTTGCCACCGGACTGGCGATGCGCGGCTACAAGACGGCCGTGATCGATTTCGACGTCGGCTTGCGCAACCTCGACCTGATCATGGGTTGCGAGCGTCGTGTCGTGTATGACCTGATCAACGTCATCAACGACGAGGTCAAACTGGGCCAGGCGCTGATCAAGGACAAGCAGCTCGACAAGCTCTTCATCCTGGCGGCCTCGCAAACCCGGGACAAGGATGCGCTCAAGCAAGAGGGCGTGGAGCGTGTGCTGGAAGAGCTCAAGGCGATGGAGTTCGACTACATCGTCTGCGACTCGCCGGCCGGCATCGAAACCGGCGCCTTGATGGCCATGCACTATGCGGATGAGGCGCTGGTGGTCACCAACCCCGAGGTGTCCTCGGTGCGCGATTCCGATCGCATCCTGGGCATGCTCAACAGCAAGACCAAGCGCGCGATCGAAGGCAAGGAGCCGGTCAAGGAGCATCTGCTCATCACCCGCTACAACCCCAACCGGGTCGAAGGCGGCCAGATGCTCTCTCTGGAGGACATCCACGAGATTTTGCGCACGCCGCTCATCGGCGTTGTCCCTGAAAGCGAGATCGTGCTGCAGGCCTCCAACCAGGGCCTGCCGGCGATCCACATGAAGGGCTCCGACGTGGCCGAGGCTTATGCTGATGTCGTGGCGCGTTTCCTGGGCGAAGACAAGCCGATGCGATTCATCGAGGCGGTCAAGCCGGGCTTCTTCAAGCGTCTGTTCAGTCGCTGA
- the metG gene encoding methionine--tRNA ligase, with amino-acid sequence MTRKLFVTTALPYANANFHIGHIMEYTQADIWVRFQRMLGNEVHFVCADDAHGAPIMIAAEKAGKTPQQFVADIAAGRKQYLDGFHISFDNWHSTDGAENHELSKEIYKSLRANELISVKTIEQFFDPQKSMFLPDRFIKGECPKCGAKDQYGDSCEVCGAVYTPTELKHPFSVLTGATPVLKSSEHYFFKLSDPRCVEFLEQWTQTPGRLQQEVLNKIKEWFTKDDDGNGGLGDWDISRDAPYFGIEIPDAPGKYFYVWLDAPIGYLASLKNYFGKTGRDFDAFFKDPAAEQVHFIGKDITYFHTLFWPAMLHFSGRKTPNHVFVHGFLTVNGGEKMSKSRGTGLDPLKYLSLGMNPEWLRYYLAAKLNSKVEDVDFNPEDFVARVNSDLVGKYINIASRAAGFLTKRFDGQLSADVGVEGRVLLDGLRAHKATILELYETREFGKALREIMLLADRVNEYVDQNKPWDIAKQAGQDQVLQDVCTVCIEAFRVLSIYLKPVLPALVGSVESFLQVAPMDFDDADRSLGGHRIGGYQHLMQRVDPKLLEALFEPPAPPKVIPGGEELAPEIKIDDFAKVDLRVAKIVKAELVEGSDKLLRLTLDVGEGRLRNVFSGIRSAYQPEQLEGKLTVMVANLAPRKMKFGVSEGMVLAASHADQKANPGIYVLEPFPGAQPGMRIG; translated from the coding sequence ATGACACGCAAGCTCTTCGTCACCACCGCCCTGCCCTACGCCAATGCGAATTTCCACATTGGCCACATCATGGAGTACACCCAGGCCGACATCTGGGTGCGCTTCCAGCGCATGTTGGGCAACGAGGTGCACTTCGTCTGCGCCGACGACGCCCATGGCGCGCCGATCATGATCGCCGCGGAAAAGGCCGGCAAGACACCGCAACAGTTCGTGGCGGACATCGCCGCCGGCCGCAAGCAGTACCTGGATGGTTTCCACATCAGCTTCGACAACTGGCACTCGACCGACGGCGCCGAGAACCACGAGCTGTCCAAGGAGATCTACAAGTCGCTGCGAGCGAATGAGCTGATCTCGGTCAAGACGATCGAACAGTTCTTCGACCCGCAGAAGTCGATGTTCCTGCCCGACCGCTTCATCAAGGGCGAATGCCCCAAGTGCGGCGCGAAGGACCAGTACGGCGATTCCTGCGAGGTCTGCGGTGCGGTCTACACACCCACCGAGCTCAAGCATCCGTTCTCGGTGCTGACCGGCGCCACGCCGGTGCTGAAGAGCTCCGAGCACTACTTCTTCAAGCTGTCCGATCCGCGCTGCGTCGAGTTCCTGGAGCAATGGACCCAGACCCCGGGCCGGCTGCAGCAGGAAGTGCTCAACAAGATCAAGGAATGGTTCACCAAGGACGATGACGGCAACGGCGGCCTGGGCGACTGGGACATCAGCCGCGATGCCCCCTACTTCGGCATCGAGATCCCGGACGCGCCGGGCAAGTACTTCTATGTCTGGTTGGACGCGCCCATCGGCTATCTGGCGTCGCTGAAGAACTACTTCGGCAAGACCGGCCGTGACTTCGACGCGTTCTTCAAGGATCCGGCGGCCGAGCAGGTGCACTTCATCGGCAAGGACATCACCTACTTCCACACGCTGTTCTGGCCGGCGATGCTGCACTTCAGCGGCCGCAAGACGCCCAACCATGTGTTCGTGCATGGCTTCCTGACCGTCAACGGCGGCGAGAAGATGAGCAAGAGCCGCGGCACCGGGCTGGATCCGCTGAAGTACCTGTCGCTGGGCATGAACCCGGAATGGCTGCGTTACTACCTCGCCGCCAAGCTCAACAGCAAGGTCGAGGACGTCGACTTCAATCCGGAAGACTTCGTCGCCCGCGTCAACTCGGACCTGGTCGGCAAGTACATCAACATCGCCAGCCGGGCGGCCGGCTTCCTGACCAAGCGCTTCGACGGACAGCTGTCTGCCGATGTGGGCGTCGAGGGCCGGGTGCTGCTGGACGGTCTGCGCGCGCACAAGGCGACGATCCTGGAGCTGTACGAGACCCGCGAGTTCGGCAAGGCGCTGCGCGAGATCATGCTGCTGGCCGATCGGGTCAACGAATATGTGGACCAGAACAAGCCTTGGGACATTGCCAAGCAGGCCGGCCAGGATCAGGTGCTGCAGGACGTCTGCACCGTGTGCATCGAGGCCTTCCGGGTGCTGTCGATCTATCTGAAGCCGGTGCTGCCCGCGCTGGTGGGCAGCGTCGAGTCCTTCCTGCAGGTCGCGCCGATGGACTTCGATGATGCGGACCGCTCGCTGGGCGGCCACCGCATCGGCGGCTATCAGCATCTGATGCAGCGTGTGGATCCGAAGTTGCTCGAAGCCCTGTTCGAGCCGCCCGCGCCGCCCAAGGTGATTCCCGGCGGCGAGGAGCTGGCTCCGGAGATCAAGATCGACGACTTCGCGAAGGTGGACCTGCGGGTGGCCAAGATCGTGAAGGCGGAGCTGGTCGAGGGCTCGGACAAGCTGCTGCGTCTGACGTTGGATGTCGGCGAGGGCCGGCTGCGCAATGTGTTCAGCGGCATCCGGAGCGCCTATCAGCCCGAGCAGCTCGAAGGCAAGCTGACGGTGATGGTGGCCAACCTGGCACCGCGCAAGATGAAGTTCGGCGTGTCCGAAGGCATGGTGCTGGCCGCCAGCCATGCGGACCAGAAAGCCAACCCCGGCATCTACGTGCTCGAGCCCTTCCCCGGCGCCCAGCCCGGCATGCGGATTGGGTGA
- a CDS encoding response regulator has product MRVLLIDDHPLILAALQTVIQGLGEDVQVLGADSAAQARETLQARQDFDLVLLDLNLGDASGFDVLEEFRAQYPSLPVVVISASDRASDVIRAIDQGAMGFIPKRTSNDVLAQALKLVMSGGIYVPPMSLGSEVRDSEPAPLDDGPSPSMADKLQQVHALASQAGYQTATGLEGLQLTPRQTDVLALLLQGKPNKIIARELGVSVETIKDHVAAVLKALGVSSRTQAVLAVGQMVQRQPNAAFTTFR; this is encoded by the coding sequence GTGAGGGTTTTGCTGATCGATGACCATCCCCTGATCCTTGCCGCGTTGCAGACCGTGATCCAAGGTCTGGGCGAAGACGTCCAGGTGTTGGGCGCCGACAGCGCGGCACAGGCCAGGGAGACCTTGCAGGCACGCCAGGACTTTGATCTGGTGTTGCTGGACCTGAATTTGGGCGATGCCAGCGGTTTCGACGTGCTGGAGGAATTCCGCGCGCAATATCCGTCCTTGCCGGTGGTGGTGATCTCGGCGTCCGACCGGGCCAGCGACGTCATCCGGGCGATCGACCAGGGCGCAATGGGCTTCATTCCGAAGCGCACCAGCAACGACGTGCTGGCGCAGGCGCTGAAGCTGGTGATGTCGGGCGGGATCTATGTGCCGCCGATGTCGCTCGGCTCCGAGGTCCGAGACTCCGAACCCGCGCCGCTGGACGACGGCCCGTCGCCCAGCATGGCCGACAAGTTGCAGCAGGTGCATGCCCTGGCCAGCCAGGCCGGCTACCAGACCGCCACCGGGCTGGAGGGCCTGCAACTGACGCCGCGCCAGACCGATGTGCTGGCGCTGCTGCTGCAGGGCAAGCCGAACAAGATCATTGCGCGTGAGCTCGGCGTTTCGGTGGAGACCATCAAGGACCACGTGGCCGCGGTGCTGAAGGCGCTGGGGGTGAGCTCCCGCACCCAGGCGGTGCTGGCGGTGGGGCAGATGGTCCAGCGTCAGCCCAACGCGGCCTTCACGACCTTCCGCTGA
- a CDS encoding DUF3460 family protein, with protein MPLFWKPYKSEITNFIDELKAKKPTLEAEQRAGRGLLWDRELNREDQANYRASRVEQQPYVYQTKSD; from the coding sequence ATGCCGCTGTTCTGGAAGCCCTACAAGTCCGAAATCACCAACTTCATCGACGAGCTGAAGGCCAAGAAGCCGACGCTCGAAGCTGAACAGCGCGCCGGCCGCGGCCTGCTGTGGGATCGCGAACTGAACCGCGAAGACCAGGCCAACTATCGCGCGTCACGCGTGGAGCAACAGCCCTACGTCTACCAGACCAAGTCGGACTAA